In Crinalium epipsammum PCC 9333, the following are encoded in one genomic region:
- a CDS encoding fatty acid desaturase yields MTISPIKEKALSPISSKTASTLRLKDVVKTLPREVFQKDTRKAWTQVLLNVLAVGLCYWGLAIAPWFLLPPLWILTGTAITGFFVIAHDCGHRSFAKRRWVNDLVGHVFLLPLIYPFHGWRILHNFHHKHTNQLDIDNAWQPYRPEEYESSNTPIKFVYSKLRGRFWWVSSIIHWAGLHFNWSSFEGKERQQVKFSALVVIAFASIAFPTLIATTGIWGFVKFWLLPWLGYHFWMSTFTIVHHTAPDIPFTPVESWDEAIAQLSGTVHCDYPRWIEFLCHDINVHVPHHISQAIPSYNLRKAHQSLKENWGNYLYETRFSWDLMKQITDKCHLYSPEDCYQSFKEFELARQSTASNN; encoded by the coding sequence ATGACTATATCGCCAATTAAAGAAAAAGCCCTCAGCCCAATATCTTCTAAAACAGCTTCAACGCTTCGTTTAAAAGATGTTGTGAAGACTTTGCCGCGTGAGGTTTTTCAAAAAGATACTCGCAAAGCTTGGACACAAGTTTTGCTTAATGTCTTAGCCGTAGGCTTGTGCTACTGGGGTTTGGCGATCGCTCCCTGGTTTTTATTACCGCCATTGTGGATATTAACTGGTACAGCCATTACTGGTTTCTTTGTAATTGCTCACGATTGCGGTCATCGTTCGTTTGCTAAACGTCGCTGGGTAAATGATTTAGTCGGTCATGTGTTTCTGCTGCCACTAATTTATCCGTTTCACGGTTGGCGGATATTGCACAACTTCCACCATAAGCACACCAACCAACTTGATATAGACAACGCTTGGCAACCTTATAGACCAGAGGAGTACGAAAGTTCAAATACTCCGATTAAATTTGTCTATAGCAAATTACGGGGTCGGTTTTGGTGGGTATCTTCTATTATCCATTGGGCAGGGCTGCACTTTAATTGGTCGAGCTTTGAAGGTAAAGAAAGGCAACAAGTAAAGTTTTCAGCACTTGTAGTAATCGCTTTTGCCAGCATAGCTTTTCCTACCCTAATTGCTACTACTGGTATCTGGGGATTTGTCAAATTTTGGCTATTACCTTGGTTGGGATACCATTTCTGGATGAGTACCTTTACCATCGTTCACCACACCGCGCCAGATATTCCCTTTACTCCGGTTGAAAGTTGGGATGAAGCGATCGCACAACTATCGGGAACCGTACACTGTGATTATCCTCGTTGGATAGAATTTCTTTGTCACGACATCAATGTTCACGTTCCCCATCATATTTCTCAAGCAATTCCCTCTTATAATCTCCGCAAGGCTCATCAAAGCCTCAAAGAAAACTGGGGAAATTATCTTTACGAAACCCGTTTCTCTTGGGACTTGATGAAGCAAATTACAGATAAGTGCCATTTGTATAGTCCAGAAGATTGCTATCAGTCTTTTAAGGAATTTGAACTAGCACGTCAATCAACAGCAAGCAACAACTGA